The following proteins are co-located in the Flammeovirga kamogawensis genome:
- the pfkA gene encoding 6-phosphofructokinase, with translation MKKIAVFTSGGDAPGMNACVRAVVRTALYHNIEVVGIRRGYRGMIDGDFVPMTSYSVSNIIGQGGTILKSARCDEFRDIKWRKVAYDNCVKEGIEGLVAIGGNGTFTGAELLMENFGIPTIGCPGTIDNDLYGTDYTIGFDTAVNTALDAIDKIRDTAASHDRVFFVEVMGRDAGFIAMQCGIGGGAEKILVPENPDSIDDVIGTLKSGGEKEKPSHIVVVAEGEEIGNAHFIAQKAKEALPNLDIRVSNLGHIQRGGSPSAIDRIIASRMGIAAVEGLLKGKNNVMSGIIDDKVVYTSFNDAINKKKALDVDLIKMVKILNS, from the coding sequence GTGAAAAAGATAGCCGTTTTTACATCAGGTGGAGATGCACCAGGAATGAATGCATGTGTGAGAGCAGTCGTTAGAACTGCTTTGTATCATAATATTGAGGTTGTAGGTATAAGAAGAGGTTACAGAGGTATGATTGATGGAGACTTTGTACCAATGACTTCTTACTCTGTAAGTAATATTATTGGTCAAGGAGGTACAATTCTTAAATCTGCTAGATGTGATGAGTTTAGAGATATTAAGTGGAGAAAAGTAGCTTACGATAATTGTGTGAAAGAAGGAATTGAAGGTCTTGTAGCTATTGGAGGTAATGGTACATTTACAGGAGCTGAGTTGTTAATGGAAAACTTTGGAATTCCTACTATTGGTTGCCCAGGTACTATTGATAATGACCTTTATGGAACAGATTATACAATAGGATTTGATACAGCTGTAAATACTGCACTAGATGCGATTGATAAAATTAGAGATACAGCAGCATCACATGATAGAGTATTTTTTGTTGAGGTGATGGGACGTGATGCAGGCTTTATAGCAATGCAATGCGGTATTGGTGGTGGAGCTGAAAAGATTCTAGTACCAGAAAACCCTGATTCAATTGATGATGTTATCGGAACATTAAAAAGTGGAGGAGAAAAAGAAAAACCTTCTCACATTGTTGTTGTAGCTGAAGGAGAAGAAATTGGGAATGCACATTTCATTGCTCAAAAAGCAAAAGAAGCTTTGCCAAACTTAGATATAAGAGTTTCTAATTTAGGTCATATTCAAAGAGGTGGTTCACCAAGTGCAATAGATAGAATTATTGCAAGTAGAATGGGAATTGCAGCTGTTGAAGGATTATTAAAAGGAAAGAATAATGTAATGTCTGGTATCATTGATGATAAAGTAGTTTATACTTCATTTAACGATGCAATTAATAAGAAGAAGGCATTAGATGTTGATTTAATTAAGATGGTGAAAATCTTAAATAGCTAA
- the rpmB gene encoding 50S ribosomal protein L28, with translation MSRICDITGKRTRVGNNVSHANNKTKRKFYPNLHTKRFYIPEEDRWVTLKVSSSAIRTINKNGISAVLKKARKEGKTF, from the coding sequence ATGTCTAGAATCTGCGATATTACAGGTAAAAGAACGAGAGTTGGTAATAATGTTTCTCACGCAAACAATAAGACCAAACGTAAGTTCTACCCTAACTTGCACACAAAGCGTTTCTACATTCCTGAAGAGGATCGTTGGGTAACGTTAAAAGTTTCTTCAAGCGCAATAAGAACTATCAACAAGAATGGCATTTCAGCTGTCTTGAAGAAAGCGCGTAAAGAAGGTAAAACTTTCTAA
- a CDS encoding DUF4295 domain-containing protein has product MAKKVVATLKKEGGVKYAKVVKAVRSPKTGAYTFKEEIIVEDQVKDYLAK; this is encoded by the coding sequence ATGGCTAAGAAAGTAGTAGCAACACTTAAGAAAGAAGGTGGCGTAAAATACGCTAAAGTGGTGAAAGCCGTGAGATCTCCTAAAACGGGTGCATACACGTTCAAAGAAGAGATTATCGTGGAAGATCAAGTTAAAGATTACTTAGCTAAGTAA
- the egtB gene encoding ergothioneine biosynthesis protein EgtB — MTLEHFFLTRKRTEDFCKPLSIEDYTPQVALHASPMKWQLGHTTWFFETFILKKYQSNYRVFNENFSFLFNSYYNNIGDRLSRDNRGVLTRPYVEEVYAYRKYVDKEIELFFNQHNNDETNTLLEIGINHEEQHQELMITDLKLLFFSHPFKTQYKPNGSLLEDIINKEKDNWININEGIYEVGFKGEGFSYDNEHGVHKVYLQQFQISQNYVSNKEYIAFIKDGGYNRFELWLDEGWTWVKENNITHPLYWELIDNNWCQFTLGGVQIINPNSILGHINFYEAEAFARWKGMRLPTEFEWEVASEYFNWGKRWEWTNSAYLPYPGFKTAEGALGEYNGKFMINTMVLRGGSVATSPNHSRNTYRNFFHPNYRWQYSGIRLAK; from the coding sequence ATGACTCTAGAACATTTTTTTCTAACTCGAAAAAGGACTGAAGATTTTTGCAAACCACTATCAATTGAAGATTATACTCCTCAAGTTGCTTTACATGCAAGTCCAATGAAGTGGCAATTAGGCCATACAACTTGGTTTTTCGAAACTTTTATTCTCAAAAAGTACCAGTCAAATTATAGAGTATTTAATGAAAACTTTTCTTTTCTATTTAATAGCTACTATAATAATATTGGAGATCGTTTATCTAGAGATAATAGGGGTGTGTTAACTAGACCTTATGTTGAAGAAGTATATGCTTACAGAAAATATGTAGACAAGGAAATTGAACTTTTTTTTAATCAACACAATAATGATGAAACGAATACTTTATTAGAAATTGGTATTAATCATGAAGAACAACATCAGGAGTTAATGATTACTGATTTAAAGTTATTGTTCTTTAGTCATCCATTTAAAACTCAGTACAAACCAAATGGGAGTTTGCTTGAAGACATAATTAATAAGGAAAAAGATAATTGGATAAACATTAATGAAGGTATTTATGAAGTTGGTTTTAAAGGTGAAGGATTTTCTTATGACAACGAACACGGAGTACACAAGGTCTATTTGCAACAATTTCAAATTTCACAAAATTATGTTTCAAATAAAGAATATATAGCTTTCATAAAAGATGGTGGATACAATCGTTTTGAACTTTGGTTAGATGAAGGGTGGACTTGGGTAAAAGAAAACAACATCACACACCCTTTATATTGGGAACTTATAGATAATAATTGGTGTCAATTTACACTTGGAGGAGTTCAAATTATAAATCCAAATAGTATTCTAGGACATATCAACTTTTATGAAGCTGAAGCTTTTGCACGTTGGAAAGGGATGCGACTACCCACTGAATTTGAATGGGAAGTTGCCTCTGAATATTTTAATTGGGGAAAACGATGGGAATGGACAAATAGCGCGTATTTACCCTACCCAGGTTTCAAAACAGCTGAAGGTGCTTTAGGTGAGTATAATGGTAAGTTTATGATTAATACAATGGTCCTAAGAGGAGGAAGCGTAGCAACCTCCCCTAATCATAGTAGAAATACTTACAGAAACTTCTTTCATCCTAATTATAGGTGGCAATATTCAGGAATTAGATTAGCTAAATAA
- the ftsY gene encoding signal recognition particle-docking protein FtsY, whose translation MGFFKKIFGKTEITEEEKENLDKGLEKSRGTIFDKISKAVAGKSKVDDEVLDNLEEILVTSDVGVETTLKIIDRIEARVAKDKYVSAAELNKILHEEIASLLDENKSEDVEGYTIPEGIEGPYVILVVGVNGVGKTTTIGKLSAKFKSKGYKVVLGAADTFRAAAVDQLKLWGERTGVDVVAKGMNVDPSSVAFEAVKKGVETNADVIIVDTAGRLHNKVNLMNELSKIKRSMQKVAPGVPHDVILVLDGSTGQNAVNQAREFTKATEVTGLAITKLDGTAKGGVVIGISDEFKIPVKYIGVGEGVDHLQAFRKMEFVESLFGGRDATKS comes from the coding sequence ATGGGCTTCTTTAAGAAAATTTTTGGAAAAACAGAGATCACAGAAGAGGAAAAAGAAAACCTTGATAAAGGTCTTGAAAAATCACGTGGAACAATCTTCGATAAGATTAGTAAAGCGGTTGCCGGTAAATCTAAAGTTGATGACGAAGTATTAGATAATCTGGAAGAAATTCTAGTTACTTCTGATGTAGGAGTAGAAACTACATTAAAAATTATTGATAGAATTGAAGCTCGTGTTGCTAAAGATAAATATGTTAGTGCAGCAGAACTTAATAAAATTCTACATGAAGAAATAGCTAGCCTTTTAGATGAGAATAAAAGTGAGGATGTAGAGGGGTATACTATTCCTGAAGGAATAGAAGGTCCATATGTAATCCTTGTTGTAGGAGTTAATGGTGTTGGTAAAACAACTACTATTGGAAAACTTTCTGCTAAGTTTAAATCTAAAGGCTATAAGGTAGTACTTGGTGCTGCTGATACGTTTAGAGCCGCTGCTGTTGACCAATTAAAACTTTGGGGAGAAAGAACAGGAGTTGATGTTGTAGCGAAAGGAATGAATGTCGACCCTTCTTCTGTTGCATTTGAAGCAGTTAAAAAAGGAGTTGAAACAAATGCAGATGTTATTATTGTTGATACAGCAGGTCGTTTACATAATAAAGTTAACTTGATGAATGAACTTTCTAAAATAAAAAGATCAATGCAGAAAGTTGCACCTGGTGTGCCGCATGATGTGATTTTAGTATTAGATGGTTCAACAGGTCAAAATGCAGTAAATCAAGCAAGAGAGTTTACAAAAGCTACTGAAGTTACAGGTTTAGCAATAACAAAACTTGATGGTACTGCAAAAGGTGGTGTTGTGATAGGTATTTCAGATGAATTTAAAATACCAGTAAAATATATAGGAGTGGGAGAAGGTGTAGATCATCTTCAAGCTTTCCGAAAAATGGAATTTGTAGAGTCATTATTTGGTGGTAGAGACGCTACTAAATCATAA
- a CDS encoding CHASE2 domain-containing protein: MTKIKLFNKDALFATIFVFAFMGLLQVSNVQVEIFNVFEQVFENFELTDIYYSKLRDNKKEAFEKNVVLVNIGNLDRKGIAKQIMRLADAQPKVMGIDATFVGPRPKDPVGDFMLAQALNKVGKSFVMATAPADWNEGKAMFDTLKLPYAPFVAKTDHGHVFTGVLTDEIFTTWRDIPVYVDFENGDREYALSVKIAEKFDAEKTKKFLDRNNERETIYFKGNLDKYIKLDLSDFKDESRDFSFIKDKIVLLGYMGNEYTDGFWDADKFFTPLNKNVVGRGYPDMYGVVVHANVISMILDESYIDVMPDWLSYFLAFLMCYLNAVLFMWIVENRNLSVWYNAITKSIQLIEALVILSLTMLLFGTFNYHANFTLLFLVVILSGDLIEIFSEILLRVFYGVKKKWKKKI, translated from the coding sequence ATGACTAAAATAAAACTCTTCAATAAAGACGCACTGTTTGCAACTATCTTTGTTTTTGCATTTATGGGACTATTACAAGTCTCAAATGTACAAGTCGAAATATTTAATGTTTTTGAGCAAGTTTTTGAAAACTTTGAGCTTACAGATATTTACTATTCAAAGCTTCGCGATAATAAAAAAGAAGCATTTGAAAAAAATGTGGTTTTAGTAAATATTGGAAATTTAGATAGAAAAGGTATTGCTAAGCAAATAATGAGGTTAGCAGATGCTCAACCAAAGGTAATGGGTATTGACGCAACTTTTGTTGGACCAAGACCAAAAGATCCTGTTGGTGATTTTATGTTAGCACAAGCATTAAATAAAGTAGGTAAATCTTTTGTAATGGCTACAGCCCCTGCAGATTGGAATGAAGGTAAAGCAATGTTCGATACTTTGAAATTACCTTACGCACCTTTTGTAGCAAAAACAGATCATGGTCATGTCTTCACAGGAGTCTTAACAGATGAAATTTTCACAACATGGAGAGATATTCCTGTGTATGTTGATTTTGAAAATGGAGATAGAGAATACGCACTATCTGTAAAAATTGCAGAAAAATTTGATGCAGAAAAAACAAAAAAATTCCTTGATAGAAATAACGAAAGAGAAACAATCTATTTTAAAGGAAATCTGGATAAGTATATAAAACTTGATCTTTCTGATTTTAAAGATGAATCAAGAGACTTCTCTTTTATAAAAGATAAAATTGTATTATTAGGTTACATGGGTAACGAATATACCGATGGATTTTGGGATGCAGATAAATTTTTTACTCCATTAAATAAAAATGTGGTAGGACGTGGTTATCCTGATATGTACGGGGTAGTAGTACATGCAAATGTAATATCTATGATTTTAGATGAGAGCTACATTGATGTGATGCCAGATTGGTTAAGCTACTTTTTAGCTTTTTTAATGTGTTATCTAAATGCTGTATTATTTATGTGGATTGTAGAAAATAGAAATCTGTCTGTTTGGTACAATGCAATTACAAAATCTATTCAATTAATTGAAGCACTTGTAATTCTTTCGCTAACAATGTTATTATTTGGTACATTTAATTATCATGCAAATTTCACTCTTTTGTTCCTTGTTGTAATACTTTCGGGTGATTTAATTGAAATATTTTCAGAAATCTTACTTAGAGTTTTCTATGGAGTGAAAAAGAAGTGGAAGAAGAAAATATAA
- the rpmG gene encoding 50S ribosomal protein L33: MAKKGNRVQVILECTEHKATGMSGTSRYITTKNRKNTPDRLERRKFNPVLKKYTIHREIK, translated from the coding sequence ATGGCTAAGAAAGGCAACAGAGTACAAGTGATTCTTGAATGTACAGAGCACAAAGCAACTGGCATGTCAGGTACTTCAAGATACATCACAACAAAAAACCGTAAGAACACTCCAGATCGTCTTGAAAGACGTAAGTTCAACCCGGTATTAAAGAAATACACAATTCACCGTGAAATTAAGTAA
- a CDS encoding DUF4268 domain-containing protein gives MFSKEEASKIRSEFWTKFGKMMAPHRSQGGAKVNWTNYKTGVKNIYFKMDVDSKKASIGIYLTHKDVEIQEIYFQQFVDMKDYMQSILNEKWEWELNSRNEIGQVVSKIYIEKHGLNMFRKDNWADIYQFLQPRILKLDEFWDDTKEVFKSLA, from the coding sequence ATGTTTTCTAAGGAAGAAGCGTCTAAGATTAGATCAGAATTTTGGACTAAATTTGGAAAAATGATGGCACCTCATAGATCACAAGGTGGAGCCAAAGTAAATTGGACTAACTATAAAACTGGAGTTAAAAATATTTATTTTAAAATGGATGTAGATAGCAAAAAAGCATCTATAGGTATATATCTAACTCATAAAGATGTAGAAATCCAAGAAATCTATTTCCAACAATTTGTTGATATGAAAGACTATATGCAGTCAATTTTAAATGAAAAATGGGAATGGGAATTAAATTCTAGAAATGAAATAGGCCAAGTAGTATCTAAAATATATATTGAAAAACATGGTTTAAATATGTTCAGAAAAGATAATTGGGCAGATATCTATCAATTTTTACAGCCAAGAATATTAAAACTAGATGAGTTTTGGGATGATACAAAAGAAGTATTTAAAAGTCTAGCATAA
- a CDS encoding SulP family inorganic anion transporter, whose translation MKQNIQLSLKGTDFKTEILSGLTVAIALVPEAIAFSFIAGVSPLIGLYAAFVMGLVTAVLGGRPGMISGATGAIAVVVMPLIATQGVDYLFPAIILGGIFQILVGAMKLGKFIRLVPHPVMLGFVNGLAIVIFKAQFSQFHTKAGEWMSGSPLYIMLGLVVLAMLVIQYLPKLTKVVPSPLMAIAVVSGIVIGFGIETPTVGDMASISGGLPSIIIPNVPFDMETLMIILPFSLKVAGVGLIESLLTLTLIDEITETRGSGNRESVAQGLGNIISGFTGGMGGCAMIGQSMINIQSGARQRWSGIIAAVALLSFVIVLSSVIEQIPIAALVGVMFMVAIGTFEWSSLRVLNKVPKFDVIVLLTVSIVTVIEDLAVAVVIGIIMSALSFAWDNAVRIRARKKTDEFGRKHYEIYGPLFFGSATNFFEKFDFKNDPEKVIIDFSESRVADLSGIEAINKISDKYEEYSKEVTFIHLSQDCVDLLAKAKSHVEIDHDHDPHYAVVYDA comes from the coding sequence ATGAAACAAAATATTCAATTAAGTTTAAAAGGTACAGATTTCAAAACTGAAATTCTATCTGGATTAACTGTAGCTATTGCCTTAGTTCCCGAAGCTATTGCTTTTTCATTCATTGCAGGTGTGTCTCCATTAATTGGATTATATGCGGCATTTGTAATGGGATTAGTTACAGCAGTTTTAGGTGGTAGACCAGGTATGATTTCAGGAGCTACAGGTGCAATTGCGGTTGTAGTAATGCCTTTAATTGCAACTCAAGGGGTTGATTATCTATTTCCTGCTATAATTCTTGGAGGTATCTTTCAGATTTTAGTTGGAGCAATGAAATTAGGTAAATTTATTCGTTTAGTTCCTCACCCTGTAATGTTGGGTTTTGTAAATGGATTAGCAATCGTAATTTTTAAAGCTCAATTTAGTCAGTTCCATACAAAAGCAGGTGAATGGATGTCTGGTTCTCCTTTATATATCATGTTAGGATTAGTTGTTTTAGCAATGCTAGTAATACAATACCTACCAAAATTAACTAAAGTAGTTCCATCGCCATTAATGGCAATTGCAGTAGTAAGTGGTATAGTAATCGGTTTTGGTATAGAAACACCAACTGTAGGTGATATGGCTTCTATTTCAGGTGGTTTGCCTTCTATTATTATTCCAAATGTTCCTTTTGATATGGAAACATTGATGATAATTTTACCATTCTCTTTAAAGGTTGCAGGTGTAGGTTTAATAGAAAGTCTTTTGACGTTAACATTAATAGATGAAATTACAGAAACTAGAGGTAGTGGTAATCGTGAAAGTGTTGCTCAAGGTTTAGGTAATATAATTTCAGGATTCACTGGTGGAATGGGTGGTTGTGCCATGATTGGTCAATCAATGATTAATATTCAATCAGGAGCTCGTCAAAGATGGTCAGGTATTATAGCTGCAGTAGCATTATTATCTTTTGTAATTGTTTTATCATCTGTGATAGAACAAATTCCAATTGCTGCATTAGTAGGTGTAATGTTTATGGTAGCAATAGGTACATTCGAGTGGTCTAGTCTTAGAGTATTAAATAAGGTTCCAAAGTTTGATGTTATTGTGCTGTTAACTGTATCTATTGTAACTGTAATAGAAGATCTTGCGGTAGCAGTAGTTATTGGTATTATTATGTCAGCCTTATCATTTGCTTGGGATAACGCAGTTCGTATTCGTGCTAGAAAGAAAACAGATGAATTTGGACGTAAACATTATGAAATTTATGGTCCGTTATTCTTTGGTTCAGCTACTAATTTCTTTGAGAAGTTTGATTTTAAAAATGATCCAGAAAAGGTGATTATTGATTTTTCAGAAAGTAGAGTAGCTGATTTGTCAGGAATAGAAGCAATCAATAAAATTTCTGATAAATATGAAGAATATAGTAAAGAAGTTACCTTTATTCATTTAAGTCAAGATTGTGTAGATCTTTTAGCAAAAGCAAAATCTCATGTAGAGATAGATCATGATCATGATCCTCATTATGCTGTTGTTTATGATGCTTAA
- the proC gene encoding pyrroline-5-carboxylate reductase: MKPSKITIIGGGNLGQAIAEGLIVSNYIEAKNLTVTRRNISLLKKLSDKGVNVSNNNKEAVKNADLIILAIKPFQIKSIMEELRPELSSSQVVTSVVTGVTLDDMSGVLGSNQPVFRSMPNTAIAIRESMTCIATVNGTQIQKDMLVDLFSQLGEAIIIDESLMSAATVLGACGIAYAMRFIRAASQGGIEIGFGAQVSQLIAAQTVKGAASLLMETGNHPEHEIDKVTTPKGCTIAGLNEMEHQGFSSSLIKGVKTSFKAIDVIADDFDKK, encoded by the coding sequence ATGAAACCAAGCAAGATTACTATTATCGGTGGAGGTAATTTAGGACAAGCAATTGCTGAAGGATTAATTGTAAGTAATTACATTGAGGCAAAGAATTTAACTGTAACAAGAAGAAATATTTCTCTTCTAAAGAAATTGTCTGATAAAGGTGTAAATGTTTCTAATAATAATAAGGAAGCGGTTAAAAATGCCGATCTTATTATTCTTGCAATAAAACCTTTCCAGATAAAATCTATTATGGAAGAATTAAGGCCCGAATTATCATCAAGCCAAGTTGTAACATCTGTTGTGACGGGAGTAACTTTGGATGATATGAGTGGTGTATTAGGTAGTAATCAGCCTGTGTTTAGATCTATGCCTAATACTGCAATTGCTATTCGTGAATCTATGACTTGCATAGCAACTGTTAATGGAACGCAAATACAAAAAGATATGTTAGTAGATTTGTTTTCTCAATTAGGAGAAGCAATTATTATTGACGAAAGTTTAATGTCTGCCGCAACAGTATTAGGTGCTTGTGGTATTGCTTATGCAATGCGTTTTATCAGAGCAGCATCTCAAGGAGGAATCGAAATTGGTTTTGGAGCTCAAGTTTCTCAATTAATTGCTGCACAGACAGTAAAAGGAGCTGCATCTTTATTAATGGAGACAGGAAATCATCCTGAACATGAAATTGATAAAGTTACAACTCCAAAAGGATGTACTATAGCAGGTTTAAATGAAATGGAGCATCAGGGATTTAGTTCTTCTTTAATAAAGGGAGTGAAGACATCTTTTAAAGCAATAGATGTAATTGCTGATGATTTTGATAAAAAATAG
- the egtD gene encoding L-histidine N(alpha)-methyltransferase, giving the protein MIIEKTLFAKHVDEGLSSKNKYLSSMYFYDTKGELLFREIMNLKEYYLTNCEMEILSFHGNEIAESLPSQNLDIIELGAGDGIKTKELLKHFDFNSISYCPIDISEQAIRDITSKMKEWLPSLKVNGICGDYFQMISSLKSSNKKLILFLGSNLGNMSDSQASNFIEHLDKVMNIGDSLFIGLDLIKAKEIVLPAYNDNKGITAAFNLNLLERMNRELNANFIIDQFEHYASYSEDTGIAKSYIKSKKNQTVFIEALEQSYEFKEDELIHTEVSRKYDLNIVRQIIKNTSLKLTHQFTDHKQYFTNLILTKS; this is encoded by the coding sequence ATGATAATTGAAAAAACTCTTTTTGCAAAACATGTTGATGAAGGACTATCATCTAAAAATAAATACTTGTCATCAATGTATTTTTATGATACTAAAGGCGAATTACTCTTTAGAGAAATCATGAATTTAAAAGAATATTATCTCACAAATTGTGAAATGGAAATTTTAAGTTTTCATGGAAATGAAATTGCTGAATCACTCCCGTCTCAAAATTTAGATATTATTGAATTAGGCGCAGGTGATGGAATCAAAACAAAAGAACTCCTTAAACATTTTGATTTCAATAGTATTAGTTACTGTCCAATTGATATTAGTGAGCAAGCAATTAGAGATATAACTTCGAAAATGAAAGAATGGCTACCTAGCTTAAAAGTAAATGGGATTTGTGGAGATTATTTTCAAATGATTAGCTCCCTGAAAAGCTCAAATAAAAAATTGATTTTATTTCTTGGCTCAAACTTAGGAAATATGTCTGATAGCCAAGCTAGTAATTTTATAGAGCATCTTGATAAAGTAATGAATATTGGAGATAGTCTTTTTATTGGTTTAGATCTTATTAAAGCAAAAGAAATTGTTCTCCCTGCCTATAATGATAATAAAGGTATTACTGCAGCTTTTAACTTAAACCTTCTAGAAAGAATGAATAGGGAGTTAAACGCAAATTTTATTATTGACCAATTTGAACATTATGCTTCTTATTCAGAAGATACTGGCATTGCTAAAAGTTATATCAAAAGCAAAAAAAATCAGACCGTATTTATTGAGGCATTAGAACAATCTTATGAATTTAAAGAGGATGAATTAATACATACAGAAGTAAGTCGTAAATACGATTTAAACATTGTTCGACAAATAATTAAAAATACTTCTTTAAAATTAACTCATCAATTTACTGACCATAAGCAGTATTTCACTAATTTGATTTTAACAAAATCATAG
- a CDS encoding TVP38/TMEM64 family protein → MRIKDLKNIISQNLSSFSVGGGLSILPIITSSSIATIGFAYENTIQNFPIEYWIVFFICSSFTMAFALTPTTFMALFTGYFLGWNALIGMVPAYIIAAYLCYFVVKWIDQGKFSKSIEKYPIATVIIRTVHKSPLKIVAFTKLSPILPFALSNLLLAWAKTPIKEFLLGSLIGMLPRTIISIWVGKSIVDIQDLSNPNTNTYTQLIVGGLIILSIAGLTQIFTKSINKEMEALKKSHQDD, encoded by the coding sequence ATGAGAATTAAAGACCTTAAAAATATTATTAGCCAAAATCTATCATCTTTTTCTGTTGGAGGAGGACTAAGTATTTTACCAATAATTACCAGTTCTAGTATTGCTACAATAGGCTTTGCTTATGAAAATACTATTCAAAACTTCCCAATAGAGTATTGGATTGTATTCTTTATTTGCTCCAGTTTTACAATGGCATTTGCATTAACTCCTACAACTTTTATGGCATTGTTCACCGGTTATTTTTTAGGTTGGAATGCACTTATAGGCATGGTCCCTGCCTATATAATTGCAGCATATTTATGCTATTTTGTTGTAAAATGGATTGATCAAGGGAAATTTAGCAAATCAATTGAAAAATACCCTATTGCTACTGTCATTATTAGGACCGTTCATAAATCTCCATTAAAAATTGTAGCCTTTACAAAGCTATCTCCCATACTTCCTTTTGCTCTTAGTAACTTACTATTAGCTTGGGCTAAAACTCCTATCAAAGAGTTTCTTTTAGGTAGTTTGATAGGGATGTTACCTAGAACTATAATATCAATATGGGTAGGTAAATCTATTGTTGACATTCAAGATTTATCCAATCCAAATACAAATACATACACACAACTTATTGTTGGTGGGTTAATTATATTATCTATAGCTGGTCTAACACAAATTTTCACAAAGAGTATTAATAAGGAAATGGAAGCATTAAAAAAAAGCCACCAAGATGATTAA